One segment of Candidatus Nitrospira nitrificans DNA contains the following:
- a CDS encoding MEKHLA domain-containing protein: MRRGTTAPMESRLWNEPRIVEWSHRLLESYFHWTSQDLIDRADDRTAQALRLFEASVVVVSHGVEPDPILNYGNQAALDLWELSWEPFIQTPSRLTAEADDRIERAKMLERAKLTGYFDGYRGVRISSTGRRFLVEQAVIWNVIDPAGHPIGQAATFSRWSYL, translated from the coding sequence ATGAGACGTGGTACCACCGCACCGATGGAATCCAGGCTCTGGAACGAACCGCGTATTGTTGAGTGGAGTCACCGGTTGCTGGAGAGCTATTTCCATTGGACCAGCCAAGACCTCATCGATCGGGCGGATGACCGAACGGCACAGGCCCTTCGGTTATTCGAGGCATCCGTTGTCGTTGTGTCGCACGGTGTGGAGCCGGACCCGATCTTAAATTATGGCAATCAAGCCGCCTTGGATCTGTGGGAGCTGTCCTGGGAACCATTCATCCAAACGCCGTCGCGACTCACGGCTGAGGCAGACGATCGTATTGAGCGGGCAAAAATGTTGGAGCGAGCAAAGCTCACCGGCTACTTCGACGGATATCGGGGGGTGCGAATTTCCTCGACGGGAAGACGATTTCTTGTCGAGCAAGCCGTGATTTGGAATGTGATCGATCCTGCCGGACACCCTATCGGTCAAGCGGCGACGTTTTCTCGATGGTCATACTTGTGA
- a CDS encoding CBS domain-containing protein produces the protein MPIILAVNGIVEAYPIKPAGPRNARPEYSREREHHGHHGASLDHSALAAQMAYQQQSVDQSHPKPAILARDLMSAPVFSLPSDSILLNAWTSMSDKGFHHIPVTSMHDTLVGMVSYRDLLHHTPELITAADTRQASRRRLAEIMTPRVISATPVTEVREIARVMLDEQIHAVPILDHNRRLVGILATRDLLQGIANHGPLELWT, from the coding sequence CTATCCGATCAAACCGGCTGGTCCGCGGAATGCCCGACCTGAATACTCGAGGGAGCGGGAGCATCATGGTCACCACGGCGCTTCGCTGGATCATTCAGCCTTGGCCGCACAAATGGCCTATCAACAGCAAAGCGTCGACCAATCACACCCGAAACCGGCGATCCTCGCGCGTGATCTGATGAGCGCTCCGGTTTTCTCTCTTCCATCCGACAGCATCTTGCTGAACGCCTGGACGAGCATGTCAGACAAAGGATTCCACCATATCCCCGTCACGTCGATGCACGACACCCTCGTCGGGATGGTATCGTATCGTGACCTGCTCCACCATACGCCTGAACTGATCACGGCAGCCGATACGCGGCAGGCCTCCAGGCGGCGATTGGCGGAAATCATGACGCCGCGAGTTATTTCGGCAACCCCCGTGACGGAAGTCCGGGAGATTGCCCGTGTCATGCTGGATGAACAGATTCATGCGGTTCCGATTTTGGATCACAATCGCCGTCTGGTCGGCATCCTTGCCACCCGAGATCTCCTGCAGGGTATCGCGAACCACGGCCCACTCGAACTCTGGACCTAA